TCAACCCGAAAGTGATCGGATCAGGGAACATGTTGCCACAACTTAGTAGAAGCAGCGCAAGCGCAGCGATCCGTAAGACCTCCAACCAATTAGCAATTCGACTTCCTTCCAGCAACAGGCCAAGGTCCATCACCCATAACACGATCAGGGCGGAAAACGCCCATTGCTGCCATGTTCGCAATTGATCTTGCTGGAATAGAAAGAAGGATGTTGCACCAAGTAAGAATATGAACTGAACAAGCACATAAATGGCCATGGCACGTGCCGTTACCGTATCGAACTTTTGATAGGTAGCCCGGTCTTTTTTCTTTGGACCTTGGAACCCGCCCAGTTGAAGCGGGCGCCAACCGGGAGGCTTCAGGAACACGCGCACTTTATCCCACCAATTGTTACATTGGCCAGCAAGTACGCCAAGATCGCCCCAATAATGAAAATTGGCCTTGACCGGATCCCACGAACCGAGTTGCTCAGTGATCCCATAAACCGGTTCTTCCTCTTCCTGTTGGAAGGTTCCGAAGAGCTTGTCCCAGATGATCAACGTTCCTGCGTGATTGCGGTCAATGTATTTAGGGTCGCTTCCATGATGTACGCGGTGATGCGCTGGTGTGTTGAAGATGAACTCCAATGGACCAAGGGTTGATATGGCCTTCGTATGGATCCAGAACTGATAGAGCGTATTGAATGCAGCGACCGTTACGATCATTAATGGGTGAATACCCATGATCGCCATCGGCACATAGAACCACCAACTGAACAAACCTTGCCACCAGCTTTGGCGCAATGCCACGCTTAGATTGTATTCCTCGCTCTGATGATGAACGATGTGGGCCGCCCATAAAAAGTTCACTTCATGGCTTAGTCGATGGAACCAGTAATAAAGCAGGTCGACAAGTAGAAATGCGACGATCCACGTGAGAATGGAGTTCTCGATGGTGAATAAGCGCCAATTATCGTAGGTCCAGAGGTAGGCCGTGAAGATCGTGGTCTTCGTGAATGCTCCTACCACTTGTGAACCGATACCACAGCCGATATTGGAGATCAGGTCATTGAAACGGTACACCTTGTTGCCCGACCATGCACTCCAGCCGAGCTCGATCAGGATCAATACGAGGAATACGGGAATGGAATAAACGATGTAGTCCATGTTAGTGCTGCTACGAAATTACGGATCAACACCCGGCCGGATCCGCTTTCTTTGCAGCCCCGTTGGCAACCAGCGGTAAAAATTTGATCCCGAATGCGCATCTCCTGGAATTGGCTCAAGCAATACATCGATACCGATATCTCTCCTCAAAAAGCCGCTGAAATACTTACCAGCACAGGGCTTGAGGTTGAAGGTGTGGAAGTGCATGAGCCGATCAAGGGTATGTTACGTGGTGTAGTTGTGGGGCATGTTCTGGCATGTGCGAAACATCCGGATGCCGACAGGTTGAGCGTTTGTAAAGTGGATCTTGGAACCGGTGATCCTGTGCAGATCGTTTGCGGTGCACCCAATGTTGCAGCTGGTCAGAAAGTATTGGTGGCCACTGTTGACGCTGATCTGTGTATGAAGGATGGTACCTGTATCGTGATCAAAAAGAGCAAGATCCGCGGCAAGGAAAGCAACGGAATGATCTGTGCCGAGGATGAGCTAGGACTTGGGCAAAGCCATGATGGCATTCTTGTGCTGCCCGCATCGGCGAAAGTGGGTACCCCCGCCGTGGATCAAATGGGCTTGAAGAGCGATCATTTCTTGGAGATCGGTCTAACTCCGAACCGAACGGATGCAATGGGCCACGTCGGCGTAGCCCGTGATCTCGTTGCTGCCATGGTCTATCGCACTGGTGCTGATGTTAGCGTGAAATGGCCGAATGTTGATGGTTTCAGAAAGGATGGCGATGGTAAAGCGGTGGAAGTGACCGTAGAGAATAGCACTGCTTGCCCGCGGTACGCTGGTGTTACACTTGGGGATGTGAAAGTCGATCCGTCACCGGAATGGCTTCAGAGTGCATTGAAAGCAATTGGTCTGAAGCCGATCAATAACGTAGTGGATGTCACCAATTTTGTTCAGCATGAACTAGGGCAACCATTGCATGCTTTCGATGCGGATAAATTGAAGGGCGGAAAGATCGTTGTACGATTGGCCACCGAGAATGAAGCCTTTACAACATTGGATGAGAAGGAGCGTAAGTTGAGCGAACAGGACCTCGTGATCGCGGATGAAGTTGCACCAGCTTGTATTGCAGGTGTTTTTGGTGGTGCAACGAGCGGCGTAACAGGGTCAACGACATCCATTTTTCTGGAAAGCGCCTATTTTGAGCCGACGACCATACGACGTACTGCACGCCGCCATGGACTCAGCACTGATGCCTCTTTCCGTTTTGAACGCGGTGTTGATCCTGAGATCACTGTCTATGCCTTGAAACGTGCTGCGTTATTGTTGAAGGAAGTAGCGGGGGCGAGCATTGTCTCGGAGATCATTGATGTCGATAAACGACAGCACGTGGATCGTAAAGTTGACCTGCGTTTTGCACAATGTGATGCGCTGACCGGTATACGGATACCGCACAACGCCATCATACAAGCGTTGGAATTGCTGGATTTCACGATCGTAGAGCGCGATCATGAAGGTGTAGTGGTGACCGTGCCTTCGTTCAGAGCAGATGTAACCCGACCGGCAGATGTGATCGAGGAGATCCTTCGCATACATGGGTTCGATCAAGTGCCAGTTCCTGACCGCTTGTTGTGCCCACCGATCCTAGAGGATGCGCTCACCTTGGAAAGTTTGCGTGAACGAACCGGTCAACATTTGGCCGCACGTGGTTTTCGGGAGATCATGACACCGTCACTCACCAACGGAGAAAAGGCGCAGCACGCTTCTGCAGACGGAATGAATGCGCTGATCCGTATGGCGAATCCGTTGAGTGCTGAACTTGATGTGTTGCGTCCAACGCTCTTGCATGGTGCACTGCAGGCGGCGGGTTACAACATCAATCGGCAACAACGTGATCTGCGGTTCTTCGAGCGCGGACGCGTTTATGTGCAGAGCGAAAAAGTGATCACTGAAACAGAGTCGTTGTCCTTGGTCATTACCGGAGATCGCTTCCGTGAGCGCTGGCGCAGTGTTGATCGCAAAGTGGAATTGGCTGACCTGAAAGAAGAAGTGGAGTCGTTGTTGGAGCGAATGGGCATTATGGGAATAGCGAGTTGGGAAGAGATCGGACATCCGCTCCTGAGCAATGCGTACACACTTAATTTGAATGGCCGAAAAGCTGGTGTGCTCGGCGAAGTGGCTAAAGCACAACTGAGATCCTTCGATATTTCTCAGCCGGTGTTCTTCGCTGAACTAGCGGAAGAGGTATTCTTGAAGGTGTGCAAGAGGCAAAAGATCGGCTTTAGTGAGTTGTCCAAGTTCCCGGCAGTGCGGCGTGATCTTAGTCTATTGATCGACGCGAAAGTGAAATTCGAGTCGCTCAAAAAAGCAGCTTTCCATGCAGAGCAGAAGCTACTTGTGGACGTTGACCTTTTCGATGTTTATGAAGGTGATAAACTGCCGCACGGAAAGAAGAGCTACGCAGTGAGTTTGATCCTCCAGGATCCGGACAAAACGCTTACGGATCAGGTAGTGGATAAGTCCATGGGAAGGATCCGCCAAGCATTGGAGAAGGAAGTGGGTGCAGTGTTGAGAGGCTGATCAACGCGGTACTTCTGAGCTTTCCATTGAAGTAGCTCTAGCTAACAGGAAACCCAGAAAATTCGCAAGTAGCTCAACGCAACCGATAGCTTAGGCTCAACAGAACGCCATAGGCCGTTGATCTGCGCATGAGATCGCCATTACCAAGTGTATTGTTGAACTGGCCACGCACCATAGGCTCAACACCAATGGACCAAGCGGCGTTGAACCGATAACGAACGTATGCCCGCGCGGTCCATCCGAATACCACTTCTCGGAAGGCCTGGTCGGCAAAGTCAGTATACCCATTTCCTGTTCCGTTCGGTAATGACCCTCGACGCCCTGTGAGCAAACCGATCGTTGGTCCACCGCGTAGGCCGAGGCTCCAACGGCCTTGCAACAAATGACCATCCAACAGCAAGGGTATTTCAAGGTAACTGACCTTGTTCGCGATCTCTCGTGCGTCCCGCATGTGCTCTGTCACGGCCGTTGAATCCGAGCCGCGCGTTATCACATTGATCGTAGTATCAATGGAAATGCCTGTGAAGTATTCGTTCGTGCCCACCGTTGTGGTTCCGGTGATGGTAAGTATGGTCGTATCCACAGGCACCAAGTACCAGAAATTGGTGACGTTGAATGTCGTGTTGTCGACCGCATTAGCATTGATCCGTTCGCTATAAGTACCGTAATGTAGACCGGCACCCAAACCGATATGGCTGCCCATGTGCATGACTTCAATACCCGCATTCATGGACCATTGTTGTTGTACTCCGCTGTTCCAGGTATCACTATTCGCGCCTGTGTATCGTGTGATGGTGCGCATTATGCCTCCAAGTGCACTGACCTCCCATGGTGATGCTGGCGTGATCAATTGAACTGTGGGCATAGGCGTTTTTGGTGATGTATCGTTTGCTGCTTGTTCGACTGCCGGGCTGTCCACCTGCAGTTCTGTTCTTTCCGTCAACGTGCTATCGGCAAAAGCAGGTGGAACGCCATTTTCAGTATTGGCCGTGAACCCTTTTTCATTATTAATGTTGGGCTCTTTCATGTTGGTCACAGTGTCCGACCCAACAGCAGATCCAGGATTCGGAATCTGAGGGTCTGGTCGAATGGTGTTCCCAGCACGTGGAACCTCTGAACCCGTTCCAGTGTGATCAATTTCGGGATCACCATTAACTCTTTTGTCTGTAGGGTTCATATCTGCGCTATCCACTGGGTCATTGGTTTTCTTGAACGTTGGTTCTTTGATCGTTGCAACTTTTGGATCTGGACGTACTTGACCGTTTCCTTCTTCAATGGAAGGATCGATCGAAGCGCGAGGTATGTTGTTTGAGTTTGGCTTACTCTCCAATGATCCTGTAGTACGATGTGATCTAGCCTTTACTTCAGTACTGCGTTCGCTTTTTAATGTTGGTACGTTCACCTGCTTGGATGGTGCGGTTTCATGCCGGTCATTCAACTCAATATTCGTAATCGTTGCAGATGCTGAGGTCGAATCAACACTACCCACATTTTCTGATCTGATGCGGTTATTCCCTTCAGTTCTTGAATTGCCATTGTTCTCTCCGTCTACTGCAGTATTCGAAGGTTCGATCTTCGCATTGGTCGCGTTCTTCGTTATCAACTCAGTCACTTCATTCCGTATATCATCATCCGTCTTGTACGTTCCATTCAAATACCAAGCACCACCGATCAATAACAACAACGCAGCTCCGCCACCGAACCAGAAACCAAACCGTTTCTTGCGTTTTTTCTGCGCATTCAGTACGGCTTGCATTTCCACCCAGTGGTTCTCATCGAAAGGGATGCTGCGCCCTTCCAACTTCTGCCTTGCCAATTCGTCGAATTCGTTCTCTGTACTCATAGGGTAGCGGTATTAACAGTGCTGCGGCCGGCGAGTTGGGAAATAGCTTGCTGCAATACTTGACGTGCATGGCTTACATGCCATTTTGAAGTGCCTGCGCTGATGCCCAAAAGTTCCGCGATCTCGCTGTGCGAAAAGCCATCCATCACGAATAAGTTAAAGACCTTGCGCGACATGTCCGGGACGCGGTCAAGTAACTGTGCAAAGGCTTCCGATTCCATTTGCTTCAGGTACTCGTTCACATCGGAAGACCGACTTTCTTCGATGGGCGTCTCCATTTTTTCGTGTGCTTTTCGCTCTTTGTTCATTCTGAAAGCATCGATCATGGTGTTGATCATGATCCGCCGAACCCAGAGTTCGAAGGGTACTTCAGGACGGCGCTTTTTTAGATTCTTCAGTACTTTCAAATAACCTTGATTCATGCATGCTACTGCATCTTGTTCATTGCGTTCGTATCGTTTACATACGGACATCATCAGCCCATGAAGTACCCGGTACAGTTCATACTGCGCCTTGGGTTCTTCCCGGATGCAGCGGGCTATGAGGGCTTCACTTACCATGATCAAGGATGTACCGAAGGGCCATCACCTTTCAGCAATGACCCTTTGGAAACAACCATCATTGTTATTGCTTTACGAAGCGACGACTTACGGTTGTTGAACCATCATTGATCCGTAGGATATACATGCCACCTTCCAGCTCACTTACTCGAAGCGTTAAGCGGTTGTTCCCGGAGTTAATGGTGTTATTGGTTACGCTGACCAACCGTCCGTTCAGGTCCAGGATACTTAGCTCCAACTTGCTGTTATGGCTGCTCATCAATGTAAGTGTGATCGCTTCCGAAACCGGGTTCGGCCACAATGCTACATCATTCAGGGTTTCTCGTTCAGTGATCGCGGTCGGCAGTTCACTTATTACGTTCAGCGTGAAACCTGCACGATCGCTGGCGTTCGTATTTCCATGTTGGTTGCCATCAATGATCATTCCTTCAAGTAAACCATCGGAGTCGATCGATAGGCTATCGCAGAATGTGCTAGTACAATTGGCATCATCAGACATGGTCAAGCACAGCACGTATGGGCCACCGTTGGCATACACGTGGGTAGGGAACGCTTCAGTTGATGTTGTGCCGTCTCCGAAATTCCAGAGGAACTGATAGTTACCTGATCCTGTGCTCGTATTCCAGATCCACACTTCATTCGGGATAGGTTCTACTCCACCGGGGTTGCTACCTGTGCTATCCACGTTCTGGTAAGCCTGTATCGCCCAATAACCTGCATTGCATTCGTTGACGCTAGTCGGGAAAAGTGTGCCTGCGGCATCGAATACAACGCTGTCGCATATCGTCGATGTGCAACCATCTGAGTTGCTGAATTGAAGGCATACCAACGTGGTGCCGACGCTAAACGTGTGTTGTGGTGAGACTTCTGAGCTGGTGTAGTTAAGGCCACCATCGAAAGACCATGAATACGCATATGGAGGATATAGGCTACTAAGGGAACAGTTATTGAAATTTGCCGTGAAGGGAATGGGGTCAGTGCCATTTGGGTTGTTGCTGGCCTGCGTAGACGTAAAACAAGCTTGGCAGATGGATGAAAGAGGTTCGCAGGTGCAGTTTACGCTCCACGTTCCGGGTAGCCCAAGTGCTGTAGTACAATCCGTTCCAGGTTGCGCCAATCCACCGGCTACGTCCATGCAGTCTATCGGGTTAAGACTATCGGTGACACAGATGCATGAAGTACTCCAAAGACCATAACTGCCTACATCTCCACATAAAGTTCCAGGGCCCATAGAGCCGCCAAAAACACCGTTGCAATCCGCAACACCAGAGCAGGAGAGTAGCTCAAATCGAGAGAGTGAGTCCTGCCCGTTGAAGTATAAAGATTGCTCGACAGTGACCAAGGCTCCATTACACGGGGTGCTTAATCTGTACCAGATAAAATTGCTGGTCAACCCTAGCGTAACGGACCATGTGCATGAATTGGGTTCCACGGGAATGTCTATGTTATACGCGGGCACTGTGTTCTGTAGGGTCTGTAAGTTCACGGTCTGCCCAGCGTAACAGCCAGGGACTATGCCATTCAGTGTTACAGTATAGGGCATTTGGGCCATGACGGCACTAGCCAACGTTGCAGCAAGGCCGAAGGTTAGGGAGCGGATCGAGATCTTCATGTTGTAAAGTTTAATGGAAGTTCGGATTTCAACTCTATACACGGAGCATCGAGGCAATAGGTTGGGTAGGGATTGAAAATAGTTTTAGCCCGACTTTCATTTTTAGTGGATGGCTAAAACAGAAAGACCGCCCTACCAAGATAGGACGGCCTTTTCTAATAGGTGTTCACTAAGCCTATTGCTTCACGAAACGACGACTTACCGTGGTCCTACCATCGCTGATGCGCACCACGTACATGCCGCTTTCCAATTGCTCCACTGGAACGGATATGCTGTTCTTACCGGTGCTTACGATGTTACTGAAGGTATTGATCAACCGTCCGTTGAGGTCCAGAATGCTAACATCCAATCGACCACTGGTTGTGCTAAGCAATGACAAGGTAATAGCATCTGCTACCGGGTTCGGCCATAACGCGATCTCTTCTATACGCTCTTGTTCGTTGATAGTAGTCGGGAGTTCTTGCAACACATTCACGGTGAATGCAGCACGGTCTTCGTTGTGACCGATCATACCGCTCAGTAAGCCATCACTATCCACGGATAGGGTATCACAGAAAGTCGACGTGCAATTTGAAGCGTCCGTCATGGTCAAACACAACAGGTAAGGGCCTCCATCTGCATAGATATGTGTTGGGAATGCATCCGATGATGTCGTTCCATCACCGAAATCCCATGAATAGGAAATGTTTCCGGTGCCTGAACTAAGATTCCAGACCCACACTTCATTCGGTATCGGTGTGCCGGAACCATTGGGATTCAAACTATCTATGGTATAAGCTTGTAAAACCCAGAACCCAGCTTCGCATACTGCGCTTGAATCCGGTTGGCAAATACAATTGTTGTCCCATGTGCCAATTTCGTTGAACGTGAGCGAACACGCAGAACCGGGGGTATTCGGACCATTCGGTATGCCTAGGCAATCCACATTGGTATTCGTTGGGTTGATGGTGCCATCGGAATCAACTACCAAGCTATCGCAGCTCGTATTCACGCAACCGTTCGCATCCGCAACTGTAAGGCAGGCCAAATACGTACCCGCAGTGAACACTATAACCGGGTTCGCATCATTAACGAACGTGACGCCACCGTCAAATGTCCATGCATAGGTGAATGGAGCAACGCCACCTATGGAACAATTACTGAAACTCGCGCTGAATGGAACAGTACCGTTTACCGGCGTGCCGGTTTGTTCAACCGTGAAACAAG
The nucleotide sequence above comes from Flavobacteriales bacterium. Encoded proteins:
- a CDS encoding sterol desaturase family protein, which codes for MDYIVYSIPVFLVLILIELGWSAWSGNKVYRFNDLISNIGCGIGSQVVGAFTKTTIFTAYLWTYDNWRLFTIENSILTWIVAFLLVDLLYYWFHRLSHEVNFLWAAHIVHHQSEEYNLSVALRQSWWQGLFSWWFYVPMAIMGIHPLMIVTVAAFNTLYQFWIHTKAISTLGPLEFIFNTPAHHRVHHGSDPKYIDRNHAGTLIIWDKLFGTFQQEEEEPVYGITEQLGSWDPVKANFHYWGDLGVLAGQCNNWWDKVRVFLKPPGWRPLQLGGFQGPKKKDRATYQKFDTVTARAMAIYVLVQFIFLLGATSFFLFQQDQLRTWQQWAFSALIVLWVMDLGLLLEGSRIANWLEVLRIAALALLLLSCGNMFPDPITFGLNGGIVLVSLAMLWLGIRNRSKITWINKVKALGSSP
- a CDS encoding T9SS type A sorting domain-containing protein is translated as MKNTFRSLTFGIATMLCIAAFAQPLPPYPVILSGHVNGCSPANSVVTITTVQNTQPAITMTVQLDANCNYFEVYYMDSPLGWFEVSIPCQGAIQSGSGSYTVNSFDTMMVVIDLNCGGSTVDCLGVLNGSALPGTVCTTAFGSQGTWSSACSCVANTASCQACFTVEQTGTPVNGTVPFSASFSNCSIGGVAPFTYAWTFDGGVTFVNDANPVIVFTAGTYLACLTVADANGCVNTSCDSLVVDSDGTINPTNTNVDCLGIPNGPNTPGSACSLTFNEIGTWDNNCICQPDSSAVCEAGFWVLQAYTIDSLNPNGSGTPIPNEVWVWNLSSGTGNISYSWDFGDGTTSSDAFPTHIYADGGPYLLCLTMTDASNCTSTFCDTLSVDSDGLLSGMIGHNEDRAAFTVNVLQELPTTINEQERIEEIALWPNPVADAITLSLLSTTSGRLDVSILDLNGRLINTFSNIVSTGKNSISVPVEQLESGMYVVRISDGRTTVSRRFVKQ
- a CDS encoding T9SS type A sorting domain-containing protein translates to MKISIRSLTFGLAATLASAVMAQMPYTVTLNGIVPGCYAGQTVNLQTLQNTVPAYNIDIPVEPNSCTWSVTLGLTSNFIWYRLSTPCNGALVTVEQSLYFNGQDSLSRFELLSCSGVADCNGVFGGSMGPGTLCGDVGSYGLWSTSCICVTDSLNPIDCMDVAGGLAQPGTDCTTALGLPGTWSVNCTCEPLSSICQACFTSTQASNNPNGTDPIPFTANFNNCSLSSLYPPYAYSWSFDGGLNYTSSEVSPQHTFSVGTTLVCLQFSNSDGCTSTICDSVVFDAAGTLFPTSVNECNAGYWAIQAYQNVDSTGSNPGGVEPIPNEVWIWNTSTGSGNYQFLWNFGDGTTSTEAFPTHVYANGGPYVLCLTMSDDANCTSTFCDSLSIDSDGLLEGMIIDGNQHGNTNASDRAGFTLNVISELPTAITERETLNDVALWPNPVSEAITLTLMSSHNSKLELSILDLNGRLVSVTNNTINSGNNRLTLRVSELEGGMYILRINDGSTTVSRRFVKQ
- a CDS encoding phenylalanine--tRNA ligase subunit beta, coding for MRISWNWLKQYIDTDISPQKAAEILTSTGLEVEGVEVHEPIKGMLRGVVVGHVLACAKHPDADRLSVCKVDLGTGDPVQIVCGAPNVAAGQKVLVATVDADLCMKDGTCIVIKKSKIRGKESNGMICAEDELGLGQSHDGILVLPASAKVGTPAVDQMGLKSDHFLEIGLTPNRTDAMGHVGVARDLVAAMVYRTGADVSVKWPNVDGFRKDGDGKAVEVTVENSTACPRYAGVTLGDVKVDPSPEWLQSALKAIGLKPINNVVDVTNFVQHELGQPLHAFDADKLKGGKIVVRLATENEAFTTLDEKERKLSEQDLVIADEVAPACIAGVFGGATSGVTGSTTSIFLESAYFEPTTIRRTARRHGLSTDASFRFERGVDPEITVYALKRAALLLKEVAGASIVSEIIDVDKRQHVDRKVDLRFAQCDALTGIRIPHNAIIQALELLDFTIVERDHEGVVVTVPSFRADVTRPADVIEEILRIHGFDQVPVPDRLLCPPILEDALTLESLRERTGQHLAARGFREIMTPSLTNGEKAQHASADGMNALIRMANPLSAELDVLRPTLLHGALQAAGYNINRQQRDLRFFERGRVYVQSEKVITETESLSLVITGDRFRERWRSVDRKVELADLKEEVESLLERMGIMGIASWEEIGHPLLSNAYTLNLNGRKAGVLGEVAKAQLRSFDISQPVFFAELAEEVFLKVCKRQKIGFSELSKFPAVRRDLSLLIDAKVKFESLKKAAFHAEQKLLVDVDLFDVYEGDKLPHGKKSYAVSLILQDPDKTLTDQVVDKSMGRIRQALEKEVGAVLRG
- a CDS encoding sigma-70 family RNA polymerase sigma factor, with the translated sequence MVSEALIARCIREEPKAQYELYRVLHGLMMSVCKRYERNEQDAVACMNQGYLKVLKNLKKRRPEVPFELWVRRIMINTMIDAFRMNKERKAHEKMETPIEESRSSDVNEYLKQMESEAFAQLLDRVPDMSRKVFNLFVMDGFSHSEIAELLGISAGTSKWHVSHARQVLQQAISQLAGRSTVNTATL